A DNA window from Phragmites australis chromosome 11, lpPhrAust1.1, whole genome shotgun sequence contains the following coding sequences:
- the LOC133884061 gene encoding SKP1-like protein 6, with product MSPSAEKKPADDSTTTFAVAEEEKVVLCCSDGVEFVVDVSVTKMSGMISNMIDDECVEGGVPLPNVEGQVMSRVLEYLGKKHGSAAAEDFKKFKSEFLEELVADKKALFDVILAANYLHTQELLDTAF from the coding sequence ATGTCGCCGTCAGCCGAGAAGAAGCCCGCGGATGATAGTACCACCACCTTCGCCGTGGCTGAGGAGGAGAAGGTCGTGCTGTGCTGCAGCGACGGGGTGGAGTTCGTGGTGGACGTGTCTGTCACAAAGATGTCCGGGATGATCAGCAACATGATTGATGACGAGTGCGTGGAAGGCGGCGTCCCGCTGCCGAACGTCGAGGGCCAAGTCATGTCCAGGGTGCTCGAGTACCTCGGCAAGAAGCACGGTAGCGCCGCCGCTGAGGACTTCAAGAAGTTCAAGTCGGAGTTCTTAGAGGAGCTGGTGGCCGACAAGAAGGCGCTGTTTGACGTGATCCTGGCGGCAAACTACCTCCACACGCAAGAGCTGCTAGACACGGCGTTCTAG
- the LOC133884917 gene encoding peroxisomal adenine nucleotide carrier 1-like codes for MAGDGGGGIDWESLAEATSGAVGSLVSTTVLYPLDTCKTKFQAELQTQQGAHKYRNLSDVFWEAVRKRQFFSLYQGLNTKNIHSFISSFCYFYGYSYFKRLYMEKTGAKSIGTRANLLVAAAAGACTVIVTQPLDTASSRMQTSAFGKSKGLRETLAEGTWMEAFDGLGISLILTCNPSIQYTAFDQLKQRLILRQRRKNAESAEDSSRVALSAFSAFLLGAIAKSIATIFTYPLIRCKTMIQAADPDEDDDDESERPGKSRAPKTMLGGLHAIWSKEGIPGFFKGLHAQILKTVLSSALLLMIKEKISKFTWVSLLALRRYLFVSQKRIKSA; via the exons ATGGcgggggacggcggcggcgggatcgACTGGGAGAGCCTCGCGGAGGCCACGTCCGGGGCGGTCGGCTCGCTCGTCAGCACCACCGTGCTCTACCCGCTCGACACCTGCAAGACCAAGTTCCAGGCCGAGCTCCAGACGCAGCAAGGCGCGCACAAGTATAG GAACCTTTCAGATGTCTTTTGGGAAGCAGTTCGTAAAAGGCAATTTTTCTCCCTATATCAGGGCCTCAACACAAAGAACATTCATTCTTTTATTTCGTCGTTCTGTTACTTTTATGGTTATAGCTACTTTAAAAGACTCTACATGGAGAAGACTGGAGCAAAGTCTATTGGAACAAGAGCCAACTTGTTAGTtgcagctgctgctggtgcTTGCACAGTTATTGTGACACAG CCACTAGATACAGCTTCTTCTAGAATGCAAACAAGTGCCTTTGGAAAGTCTAAAGGGCTGCGGGAAACTCTTGCAGAGGGTACTTGGATGGAAGCATTCGATGGCTTGGGCATTTCCCTTATATTGACCTGTAATCCTTCTATTCAG TACACTGCATTTGATCAGCTCAAGCAAAGGCTAATTCTGAGGCAGAGACGTAAAAATGCAGAATCAGCAGAGGATTCGTCCCGAGTTGCTCTTTCTGCTTTCTCAGCATTTCTCCTTGGTGCCATTGCAAAAAGTATCGCAACAATATTTACTTACCCATTAATCAG GTGCAAGACCATGATTCAGGCTGCTGACCCTGATGAGGATGACGATGATGAATCCGAAAGGCCAGGCAAatcaagagcacccaaaacaaTGTTAGGTGGCTTGCATGCTATCTGGAGCAAGGAAGGCATTCCAGGCTTCTTCAAAGGTTTACATGCTCAGATATTAAAAACAGTTCTGAGCTCTGCATTGCTGCTGATGATAAAGGAGAAGATTTCCAAGTTCACATGGGTATCACTGCTTGCCCTGCGGCGGTATCTCTTTGTTTCTCAGAAGAGGATCAAGAGTGCGTAA